One segment of Pontibacter akesuensis DNA contains the following:
- a CDS encoding aspartate aminotransferase family protein, with product MSMRQLFLQNVAQTSDFPLMIEVEKAEGVYMYGAGGERYLDLISGIGVSNVGHRHPRVLKAIHNQLDKYMHLMVYGEFVQAPQAQLAHALTQTLPKRLDNVYFLNSGTEAVEGALKLAKRYTGRTELISCRNAYHGSTQGALSVNGSEGFKNAFRPLLPGVRHIRYNHLPDLQSITQRTAAVIIETVQGEAGVRVAQDNYLQHLRRRCDEMGALLILDEIQCGFGRTGTFWAFEQFGIEPDILLCAKGMGGGMPIGAFIAPQEIMGAFKNDPILGHCTTFGGHPVSCAASLATLQTIQEDGLLAGVAEKAALFRELLVHPRIKEIRNCGLMMAAEFESFPVLKAVIDLAIKNGVLTDWFLFCDNSMRIAPPLVITEAEIREACAVILQSIEEATATLD from the coding sequence ATTTCGATGAGGCAATTGTTTCTGCAAAACGTAGCGCAGACCTCTGATTTCCCGCTTATGATTGAGGTGGAGAAAGCAGAGGGCGTTTACATGTACGGGGCAGGCGGCGAGCGCTACCTGGACCTGATTTCGGGCATTGGCGTGAGCAATGTGGGTCACCGCCACCCGCGCGTGCTCAAGGCCATCCACAACCAGCTGGACAAGTACATGCACCTGATGGTGTATGGGGAGTTTGTGCAGGCACCGCAGGCGCAGTTGGCCCACGCCCTGACTCAGACACTGCCCAAGCGCCTGGACAACGTGTACTTTCTGAACTCAGGTACCGAGGCGGTAGAAGGCGCCCTGAAACTGGCCAAACGCTACACCGGCCGCACCGAACTAATTTCCTGCCGCAACGCCTACCACGGCTCCACGCAGGGCGCCCTGTCGGTAAACGGCAGCGAGGGTTTTAAGAATGCTTTCCGCCCGCTGCTGCCCGGCGTGCGCCACATCCGATACAACCACTTGCCCGACCTGCAAAGCATTACACAACGCACCGCCGCTGTGATTATTGAGACAGTGCAGGGCGAGGCTGGCGTGCGGGTGGCCCAGGACAATTACCTGCAGCACCTGCGCCGCCGTTGCGATGAGATGGGAGCCCTGCTGATACTCGACGAGATCCAATGCGGCTTTGGCCGCACCGGCACATTCTGGGCCTTTGAGCAGTTCGGCATTGAACCGGATATTCTACTGTGCGCCAAAGGCATGGGCGGCGGCATGCCGATCGGGGCCTTCATCGCGCCGCAGGAGATCATGGGTGCTTTCAAAAACGACCCTATACTTGGCCACTGCACCACCTTCGGCGGGCACCCTGTTTCCTGCGCTGCGTCGCTGGCTACCTTGCAAACCATTCAGGAGGATGGGCTGCTAGCCGGTGTGGCGGAAAAGGCCGCTCTGTTCCGTGAGCTGCTCGTGCACCCACGCATCAAGGAGATTCGCAACTGCGGTTTGATGATGGCCGCGGAATTTGAGAGTTTCCCGGTACTTAAAGCCGTCATCGACCTGGCCATCAAAAACGGTGTGCTCACCGACTGGTTCCTGTTCTGCGACAACTCCATGCGCATCGCCCCTCCACTGGTTATCACCGAAGCAGAGATAAGAGAAGCCTGCGCCGTGATTCTGCAGTCTATAGAGGAGGCAACCGCCACACTGGATTGA